AAGCCGTACGGCGTTCCGCTTGGCCTGGGGTTCGACCTCGGTGCGGACGAGGGGCCAGGGGGAGGCGGAGGGGAGCGGGGTTTCGGTCGGCGTCGGCGTCGGAGGCACCGAGGCCGGCGTCCGGGAAGGCGTGCCCGAGGGGCCGGGCTTCTCGCCGGCCTCCTCCTCAGAGGTACATCCGACGAGCCCCAGCCCGGCAGCGGCGGCGGCCAGGAGGAGGGTCCGCCTCGCGGGTTCGGTCACTTCATCAGGGTGCCGGTGAGGGCAGAGGGGGTGTCAAGACGGGACGACTCAGTCCAGCACCTGGGGATCGCGGAAGTAGTAGACGACGGTCACACCCATACCGGGTGTGTGCGTGTACACGATTCAAGTACCGGTTCCTCCGGTCCGCGCGTCTTCGAGAGCCGCCATGATCTCGGGCGAGTTCCTGATCAGCACCCTGTGGCGGTAGGCCCGGACCACGGCCGCGGCGCCTGCGAAGTCATTCGTCGGAGAGGCTCCTATGGCGGCGGCCAACTCCTCCTCGAACCGCTCCCGGTCTCCAGGAAAGCCATAACGGCTGAGCGCACTGCGCAGGTCGTCCACCGTCCGGATGTCCGGGAGGGGCATCTCTCCCCAGCCGTGCTCGGGCTGTGCGCTCATGATCTGCTCCTGATGAACGGGCATGGCTCCACCTCCCAGCATGGTCCTGCTCACCACGCCCCCGTCCCGACTCCGTACTCGGCCCACAGCAGCTTGCCGCCTCTTCGGCGTCGGCGCGTTCCCCGGATCGGGCCAGTCCGTCAACTACCTGCACAGCCCGGTACCGCAGCTCGACACCGCACCACTCGACCAGTTCCACCACCACTGAGGTTGATGTAGTCGATGCGCGCACTGGGGCATGGACCGGCGGCAGCGTAAGGCTTCCCCTGCACCCTGCCGCCCGTCTCCTGAGGGCAATGATGGAGTCCCTTCGCCGACCCGACACAGGAGACCCGGAAACAATGCCCCGTCACTCCGAACGCAAATACCGGGCCGTCACCGCGGTCCAGCGTCACCTCAACCGCGTCATGCGCCGCCTGCCCACCCACACGCTCCTGGAGACAACCGGCCGCACCTCCGGCCTCCCCCGCCGCACCCCCATCGGCGGCCGCCGCGTCGGCGACTCCTTCTGGCTGGTCTCGGAGTTCGGGGAGCGGTCGCAGTACGTCCGCAACATCAAGGCGAACCCGAGGGTGCGGGTCCGGATCCGGGGCCGCTGGCACGACGGCACCGCGCATCTCCTGCCGGACGACGACGCGGTGGCCCGGCTGCGGAGCCTGCCCCGGATGAACAGTGCGGCGGTACGGGTGGTGGGGGCGGAGTTGCTTACGGTGCGGGTGGATCTGGAGGAGTGAGGGGCCTCGCCGGACGCCGGCCCTCCGCCGTCGGACGGACGCCCATGTCCGCCCGCATCGCCTCGCGGGCACGGACCAGCGCGTTCTTCGCCGGGTTGGTGTACACCTGGCAGCTTTCCTCCGTGGTGCAGCTACCGTCGCCGACCTTGGTCCGGAACGTGCGCACGAGACGGAAGTACTCAAGCGCCGGCTCCAGTACCTCTTTGGGGGCGAAGAGCTCCAGCTGATACCGGAGTCGGTAGCAGTGCATGAACACCCGCCGACTCTCCTGAAAGCGCCTCGTGCCGACGGTCGAGGTGTCCACGGAAAGGATCACCAACTCGTTGCGGGCCTGGGTCAGCTCAGCAAGGTAGGCCGCATAGAGGTCGCGTCGCGTGTTGCGCCACTCGGCCGCGACGTCACGGTGGTCCTTGCGCGCCTCCACCCACAGCGCAGTCATCAACGCGATGGCTGCTCCGACGAGCGTCGCCACAAGTGTCGTCCACTCCATCGCCCCACGATAGGAGGAAACGACATGGCATGCACACGGCACGAAAATGTCTACGCCCGATCCTCACCCCGGCCACACGATCGCCTGCACCTCGCTGTACGCATGCAGGGCATACGACCCCACATCCCGCCCCACCCCGCTCTTCTTGAACCCCCCGAACGGCGCCTCCATGTTCCGCCCGACGGTGTTCACGCCCACCCCGCCGGCCCGCAGTTGCCGGGCCACGCGGAATGCCCGGGCCACGTCGGACGACCAGACGTAGTCGATCAGGCCGTAGTCGCTGTCGTTGGCGAGGGTGATCCCCTCTTCCTCCTCGTCGAAGGGGATGACACACACGACCGGGCCGAAGATCTCCTCCCGGGTCACGCGCATCGGAGAGGTGCAGTCCGCGAGGAGGGTCGGGGGGACGTAGAAGCCGCGGTCGTACGGGGGGCGTTCGCCGCCCGTCACCACCGTGGCCCCCTCCTTGCGGCCCAGCTCGACGTACGACTCCACCCGTTCCCGGTGCTCAGCCGAGATCACCGGCCCGACGACCGTCCCGGGCTCCCTCGGGTCACCGACCGTCAACCGGCCCGCATAGCCCGCCAGTTGCTCGACCAACCGGTCGTACACGCCGCGCTGCGCCAGCACTCGCGTCGGTGCCGTGCAGATCTGGCCGCTGTAGAAGGAGAAGGTGGTCCCGATGCCGGCCACCGCCGAGCCGAGGTCCGCGTCGTCGAAGACGAGCGCCGCGCCCTTCCCGCCCAGCTCCATCAACTGGCGTTTCATGTCGCGCCCGCACACTTCGGCGATGCGCTGTCCTACGGCGGTGGAGCCGGTGAAGCTGACCATGTCGACGTCCGGGGAGGACACGGCCGCCTCGCCCACCTCCACCGAACGGCCGCAGACCACGTTCACCACGCCCGCCGGAACGCCCGCCGCCGCCAGCGCCTCGGCCATCCGGAACACCGACAGGGGGTCCTGCGGGGCGGGTTTGACGACGACCGTGTTGCCCATGGCCAGCGCGGGGGCGATCTTGCCCGCCGGGTTGGCCCAGGGGTTGTTGTAGGAGGTGACGCAGGTGACGACGCCGACGGGTTGGCGTACGGCAAGGGCGCCCATCACCGCCGCCCTGCCCATCGGACCCGCCTCGTTGATCTGCGGCGGGATCGCCCACTCCGCCGGCTCGACCTTCGCGTACCGCCGGAAACGCGCCGCGCCGACGCCGACCTGCATGCCGTACGCCGTCCCGGTCGTCGCCCCCGTCTCCGCCTGCGCCAGCCGGGCATACGGCTCCAGGTGCCCGCGGATGATGTCCGCCGCCCGGCCCAGCACGACCGCCCGCTCCTCCGGCGTCGTACGCGACCACGGACCGAAGGCCTCGCGGGCCGCGGCGGCAGCCGCGTGCACCTGATCCCGCGAGGCCTCCGGCGCCCACCCGACGGTCTCCTCCGACGCCGGGTCGATCACCTCGTAGTGGCCGCCGTCCGGCTCGACCCACCGGCCACCGATGAACAGCCTCTGGCCATCGGTCACTTGGTGCCCACCGTGCTCGTGTCCCGCCCGGACCGCAGCACCTTCCCCGGCACCGCCCCCGTCACCACGTCGTCCCGGATCGCCTCGACTCCGTTGACCCACACGGCCCGCACCCCGAGCGCCTTGGAGTCCAGCCGCGGACTGTCACCCGGCAGGTCGTGCACCAGAGTGGCTTTGCCGGCGTCGATCCGTTCCGGGTCGAAGAGGACGAGGTCCGCATGAAAGCCCTCCGCCACCCGGCCCCGCTCCCGCAGCCCGAACAACCGCGCCGGATCATCGGTCAGCATCTTCACCGCCTGCTCAAGGCCGGCCAGCTTCCGGCCGCGCAGACAGTCCCCGAGGAACCGGGTCGTGTACGGCGCCCCGCACATCCGGTCCAGATGCGCCCCCGCGTCCGACCCCCCGAGCA
This genomic window from Streptomyces sp. DG2A-72 contains:
- a CDS encoding aldehyde dehydrogenase family protein — protein: MTDGQRLFIGGRWVEPDGGHYEVIDPASEETVGWAPEASRDQVHAAAAAAREAFGPWSRTTPEERAVVLGRAADIIRGHLEPYARLAQAETGATTGTAYGMQVGVGAARFRRYAKVEPAEWAIPPQINEAGPMGRAAVMGALAVRQPVGVVTCVTSYNNPWANPAGKIAPALAMGNTVVVKPAPQDPLSVFRMAEALAAAGVPAGVVNVVCGRSVEVGEAAVSSPDVDMVSFTGSTAVGQRIAEVCGRDMKRQLMELGGKGAALVFDDADLGSAVAGIGTTFSFYSGQICTAPTRVLAQRGVYDRLVEQLAGYAGRLTVGDPREPGTVVGPVISAEHRERVESYVELGRKEGATVVTGGERPPYDRGFYVPPTLLADCTSPMRVTREEIFGPVVCVIPFDEEEEGITLANDSDYGLIDYVWSSDVARAFRVARQLRAGGVGVNTVGRNMEAPFGGFKKSGVGRDVGSYALHAYSEVQAIVWPG
- a CDS encoding nitroreductase/quinone reductase family protein — encoded protein: MPRHSERKYRAVTAVQRHLNRVMRRLPTHTLLETTGRTSGLPRRTPIGGRRVGDSFWLVSEFGERSQYVRNIKANPRVRVRIRGRWHDGTAHLLPDDDAVARLRSLPRMNSAAVRVVGAELLTVRVDLEE